The Aurantiacibacter gangjinensis genome includes a region encoding these proteins:
- a CDS encoding VTT domain-containing protein produces the protein MESLSASILPLALLKGLAMMPGGMIAVAAIIAAATASLVAFSVPGAVTPMSFLSGLMLGIGGILAVALGVLVGSHLLFLVTRRWLGPRMNGRFGPRLEAARAHLSRRGPAYVVGARLGGVPHLLVTAACAATPITARQFLAASLLGMLPAISLAAVAGSGVAAI, from the coding sequence ATGGAAAGCCTTTCCGCCTCGATCCTGCCGCTGGCCCTGTTAAAGGGCTTGGCGATGATGCCGGGCGGCATGATTGCGGTCGCAGCGATCATCGCGGCGGCAACGGCGTCGCTGGTGGCTTTCTCCGTTCCCGGCGCGGTCACGCCGATGAGTTTTCTTAGCGGATTGATGCTGGGCATTGGCGGCATACTGGCCGTGGCGCTCGGCGTGCTGGTGGGCAGCCACCTGCTTTTCCTCGTGACACGCCGCTGGCTTGGGCCACGCATGAATGGGCGTTTCGGACCGCGACTGGAAGCTGCGCGAGCCCATCTTTCCCGTCGTGGCCCTGCGTATGTCGTCGGCGCGCGCCTTGGCGGCGTGCCGCACCTGCTCGTGACAGCAGCGTGCGCGGCGACCCCGATCACCGCGCGGCAATTCCTCGCCGCGAGCCTGTTGGGCATGCTGCCCGCTATTTCGCTCGCAGCCGTAGCTGGCAGCGGCGTCGCCGCCATCTAA
- a CDS encoding pyridoxal phosphate-dependent aminotransferase, translated as MKPYVEAIHAYTPGKSKSADGRPLVKLSANENPLGCSPAALEALGVAGEPRLYPDPGATALREAIGALHGLDPARIVCGTGSDELLNLAAQGFAGHGDEVVFSRHSFAVYDIAANRCGATPVEVPDADFTADVDALLGAVTENTRVMFIANPNNPTGTFLPREDIARLHSRLPARVLLVLDQAYAEYLNDEDSDGGLQLAQQSDNALVTRTFSKIYGLAAERIGWATGAPHLVDALNRIRGPFNVTSSGQRAALAATADQDFVTHSREHNSAEREHFVRRIEALSNRGLRAVPSQANFVLVMFPEAAMAQRALEAIADAGYAVRHLPGPELSKGLRITIGKRADMEIIADTLGRVTGEDMDV; from the coding sequence ATGAAGCCCTATGTCGAGGCGATCCACGCCTACACGCCGGGCAAGAGCAAGTCCGCCGACGGCAGGCCGCTGGTGAAGCTCTCCGCGAATGAGAACCCGCTCGGCTGCTCGCCCGCCGCGCTTGAGGCGCTTGGCGTGGCAGGCGAACCGCGCCTTTATCCCGACCCCGGCGCCACGGCTTTGCGCGAAGCCATCGGCGCCTTGCACGGCCTCGATCCGGCGCGCATCGTGTGCGGCACCGGGTCGGACGAATTGTTGAACCTTGCCGCCCAAGGCTTTGCCGGTCACGGCGACGAGGTGGTGTTCAGCCGCCACAGCTTCGCGGTGTACGATATCGCTGCCAACCGCTGCGGTGCCACCCCGGTCGAAGTGCCCGATGCCGATTTCACCGCCGATGTCGATGCACTACTGGGCGCGGTAACCGAGAACACGCGCGTGATGTTCATCGCCAATCCCAACAATCCCACCGGCACCTTCCTTCCGCGCGAGGACATCGCCCGATTGCATTCGCGCCTGCCCGCCCGCGTGTTGCTGGTGCTGGACCAGGCTTATGCCGAATATCTAAATGACGAGGACAGCGATGGCGGCCTGCAACTGGCGCAGCAGAGCGACAACGCGCTTGTCACGCGCACCTTCTCCAAGATTTACGGTCTCGCGGCTGAACGCATCGGCTGGGCCACGGGCGCGCCGCATCTGGTCGACGCGCTGAACCGCATTCGCGGGCCTTTCAACGTCACCTCCAGCGGGCAGCGCGCGGCGCTGGCGGCAACAGCCGACCAGGATTTCGTGACGCACAGCCGCGAACATAACAGTGCTGAGCGCGAGCATTTCGTCCGCCGTATCGAGGCGCTGAGCAATCGCGGGTTACGCGCAGTGCCCAGCCAGGCCAATTTCGTGCTGGTGATGTTCCCAGAAGCCGCGATGGCGCAGCGCGCGCTGGAAGCGATTGCGGACGCCGGATATGCCGTAAGGCACTTGCCGGGACCGGAGCTTTCCAAGGGGCTGCGCATCACCATCGGCAAGCGCGCGGACATGGAGATCATCGCCGATACGCTGGGCCGCGTGACGGGCGAGGACATGGATGTTTGA
- a CDS encoding VOC family protein, with protein sequence MFSHVMIGTNDLDKAVEFYTKVLGVLGAKEPRINAAPSGHKRAFFMHDGSVFSVSQPIDDKPATVANGSTIGFRCDSPEQVQEMHDVAVAAGATSIEAPPGLRQAAMGAMYLAYFRDLDGHKICAIHRVKA encoded by the coding sequence ATGTTCAGCCACGTGATGATCGGCACCAACGATCTCGACAAAGCGGTCGAATTCTATACCAAGGTGCTTGGCGTTCTGGGCGCGAAAGAGCCGCGCATCAACGCTGCGCCGAGCGGCCACAAACGTGCGTTCTTCATGCATGATGGCAGCGTATTCTCGGTGAGCCAGCCGATCGACGACAAGCCCGCGACCGTGGCAAACGGCTCGACGATCGGATTTCGCTGCGACAGCCCCGAGCAGGTGCAGGAAATGCATGATGTCGCGGTGGCGGCGGGAGCCACCAGCATCGAGGCGCCGCCCGGCCTGCGTCAGGCGGCCATGGGCGCGATGTATCTTGCCTATTTCCGCGATCTCGACGGCCACAAGATCTGCGCCATCCACCGGGTGAAAGCATGA
- a CDS encoding MaoC family dehydratase — MLYLDDLTVGDRFESEPYEMTEAAIIAFARDYDPQPFHVDPDAAQDTFFQGLAASGWHTAAITMRLMVQSVPFANGAIGAGGDLRWPEPTRPGDRLRLVTTIEDIIPNRSKPGRARVVALCQTLNQHDAIKQEFRPNLMAWKRGVDPAA, encoded by the coding sequence GTGCTTTATCTCGACGACCTGACTGTCGGCGACAGGTTCGAGAGCGAGCCATACGAGATGACCGAGGCGGCGATCATCGCCTTCGCGCGGGACTACGATCCACAGCCCTTCCATGTCGATCCGGACGCGGCGCAGGACACCTTCTTCCAAGGACTTGCGGCGAGCGGGTGGCACACCGCCGCCATCACCATGCGGCTGATGGTGCAATCGGTGCCCTTCGCCAATGGCGCGATCGGTGCGGGCGGCGACTTGCGCTGGCCCGAACCCACCCGCCCTGGCGACAGGCTGCGGCTGGTGACGACGATAGAAGACATCATTCCAAACCGCTCGAAGCCGGGCCGCGCGCGGGTGGTGGCGCTGTGCCAGACGCTGAACCAGCACGATGCGATCAAGCAGGAGTTTCGCCCGAACCTGATGGCATGGAAGCGCGGGGTGGACCCGGCAGCATGA
- the fghA gene encoding S-formylglutathione hydrolase, with amino-acid sequence MSVEKLSSSLCHGGDQQVWRHDSRATGTKMTFAAYIPEHEEGAKLPVLWFLAGLTCTHENAMVKCEYKKAANEHGVIVICPDTSPRGEGVADHEDYDFGQGAGFYVDATQQPWQPHFRMRSYIEDELPEVVAAALPVDMDRQAITGHSMGGHGALTIGLRNPGRFRSTSAFAPIISPLNCPWGEKALTGYLGDDRQDWREYDSVALIEDGARLQNVLVDQGSADEWLEGQLKTHLLQDAVRDAGLDWDIRMQDGYDHSYFFVSTFVAEHIAWHARHLKV; translated from the coding sequence ATGAGCGTCGAAAAGCTCTCCAGCTCGCTCTGCCATGGCGGAGACCAGCAGGTCTGGCGGCATGACAGCCGTGCCACCGGCACGAAAATGACCTTCGCCGCCTATATCCCGGAGCATGAGGAAGGGGCCAAACTGCCCGTGCTGTGGTTTCTCGCCGGGCTCACTTGCACGCATGAAAATGCGATGGTGAAGTGCGAGTACAAAAAGGCTGCGAACGAACATGGCGTAATCGTGATTTGCCCTGACACCTCTCCGCGAGGAGAAGGTGTGGCCGATCATGAGGATTATGACTTCGGCCAGGGCGCGGGCTTCTATGTCGACGCGACGCAGCAGCCATGGCAGCCGCATTTCCGGATGCGATCCTATATCGAGGACGAATTGCCGGAAGTGGTCGCCGCCGCCCTGCCCGTCGACATGGATCGGCAGGCGATTACCGGCCACTCGATGGGCGGGCATGGCGCGCTAACGATCGGCCTTCGCAATCCGGGCCGTTTCCGTTCTACCAGCGCCTTCGCCCCAATCATTAGCCCGCTCAATTGTCCGTGGGGCGAGAAAGCGCTCACCGGCTATCTCGGCGATGACCGGCAGGACTGGCGCGAATATGACAGCGTGGCGCTGATCGAAGACGGGGCGCGGCTGCAAAACGTGCTGGTCGACCAGGGTAGCGCCGATGAATGGCTGGAGGGCCAGTTGAAGACGCATCTGCTGCAAGATGCTGTCCGCGATGCCGGCCTCGATTGGGACATCAGGATGCAGGATGGCTACGACCATTCCTACTTCTTCGTCTCCACCTTCGTGGCAGAGCATATCGCCTGGCATGCGCGGCATCTGAAAGTCTGA
- the metX gene encoding homoserine O-acetyltransferase MetX, translating to MADRTDAPFRTIVLDHTLPLDSGRTLAGVEVAYETYGELAEDRSNAILIFHALTGDQFVAGTHPQTGKPGWWERMVGPGRPIDTNRYHVICANVIGSCMGSTGPASAGEDGAPFAMQFPVITIRDMVRAQVALLDALGIQQLHAVVGGSMGGMQALSFAANWPERTARVLAIATTARHSAQNIAFHEVGRQAIMADPAWNGGDYYNGAAPDKGLAVARMAAHITYLSEAGLTEKFGRRLQDRDAKSFGFDADFQVESYLRYQGLSFTDRFDANSYLYITRAMDYFDLAEEAGGLLADAFAGAGDTRFCLVSFDTDWLYTTADMREIVHALNAVAAPVSFVELSAPYGHDSFLLDVPALDRVVEGFIG from the coding sequence ATGGCAGACCGGACAGACGCACCTTTCCGCACCATCGTGCTGGACCACACGCTGCCGCTCGATAGCGGGCGCACGCTTGCGGGCGTGGAAGTGGCTTACGAAACCTATGGCGAACTGGCCGAAGACCGGTCCAATGCAATCCTTATCTTCCACGCGCTGACGGGCGACCAGTTCGTGGCCGGCACCCATCCGCAGACCGGCAAGCCCGGCTGGTGGGAGCGCATGGTCGGGCCTGGGAGGCCCATCGATACAAACCGATATCACGTGATCTGCGCCAATGTCATCGGCAGCTGCATGGGGTCCACGGGCCCTGCCAGCGCGGGCGAGGACGGCGCGCCTTTCGCCATGCAATTTCCCGTGATCACCATACGCGACATGGTGCGCGCGCAGGTCGCCTTGCTCGATGCGCTGGGGATCCAGCAGCTGCACGCCGTTGTCGGCGGATCGATGGGCGGGATGCAGGCGCTATCCTTCGCGGCCAACTGGCCGGAGCGGACCGCGCGCGTGCTCGCCATCGCCACCACGGCGCGCCATTCTGCACAGAACATCGCGTTCCACGAAGTCGGGCGGCAGGCGATCATGGCGGACCCGGCCTGGAATGGCGGCGATTATTACAACGGCGCTGCGCCGGACAAGGGCTTGGCGGTGGCGCGCATGGCAGCGCACATCACCTATCTTTCCGAAGCGGGACTCACCGAGAAATTCGGTCGTCGCTTGCAGGATCGCGACGCCAAGAGCTTCGGCTTCGATGCCGATTTCCAGGTTGAAAGCTACCTGCGTTACCAGGGGCTGAGCTTTACCGATCGCTTCGATGCCAACAGCTATCTCTACATCACGCGCGCCATGGACTATTTCGACCTTGCCGAGGAAGCGGGCGGATTGCTGGCCGATGCTTTTGCCGGCGCGGGCGACACGCGCTTCTGCCTCGTCAGCTTCGATACGGACTGGCTCTACACCACGGCCGACATGCGTGAGATCGTGCATGCGCTCAACGCCGTCGCTGCGCCCGTCAGTTTCGTGGAGCTCAGCGCGCCTTACGGGCATGACAGCTTCCTGCTGGATGTGCCCGCGCTGGACCGCGTGGTGGAGGGCTTTATCGGATGA
- a CDS encoding zinc-ribbon domain-containing protein encodes MVRAMIIQCPACSTKYVVPDTAIGVEGRTVRCAKCRHSWFQDGPVLERPAQVEPAFPPPPPPPPPPPSPIPPSPVPPPAAPVVERAEAEPRAAERESVPDEPAPTPTPVAEREPEPQPEPEPVEDRPPPVQEEPAPPPPPPVADPEDDYDDDYSQFDAEPPFRPRRNTLKMWTWAGVIFAALTAGTIFAVSYWGLPDWVPVEQPTFAASNDSLQLEFPQEEQERRRLPNGTEFFGASGRITNIGTDTLDVPTILIVLRDERDAIVYSWEVPPPQATIAPGESVAVNEAVTDIPPRAAYAEFGWAPN; translated from the coding sequence TTGGTTCGTGCGATGATCATCCAGTGCCCTGCCTGCTCGACGAAATACGTCGTGCCCGACACCGCCATCGGCGTGGAAGGCCGCACCGTGCGCTGTGCGAAATGCCGGCATAGCTGGTTCCAGGATGGACCTGTGCTGGAGCGGCCTGCGCAGGTGGAACCCGCATTTCCGCCACCGCCACCGCCACCACCGCCGCCACCGTCGCCAATACCGCCGTCGCCAGTGCCCCCGCCTGCTGCGCCTGTGGTCGAGCGCGCGGAGGCCGAACCGCGAGCAGCCGAGCGCGAGAGCGTGCCGGACGAGCCAGCGCCCACTCCGACGCCGGTTGCAGAGCGCGAGCCGGAACCACAACCCGAACCGGAGCCGGTCGAGGATCGCCCGCCACCGGTGCAGGAAGAGCCCGCGCCGCCTCCTCCGCCGCCGGTCGCGGATCCGGAAGACGACTATGACGACGATTATTCGCAATTCGACGCAGAACCGCCATTCCGCCCCCGCCGCAACACGCTTAAAATGTGGACATGGGCAGGCGTGATTTTTGCAGCGCTTACCGCAGGCACGATATTCGCCGTCAGCTATTGGGGCCTGCCCGACTGGGTGCCGGTGGAACAGCCGACCTTTGCTGCAAGCAATGACAGCCTCCAGCTTGAATTCCCGCAGGAGGAGCAGGAGCGCCGCCGCCTGCCCAATGGCACGGAGTTTTTTGGCGCAAGCGGACGCATCACCAATATCGGCACCGACACGCTGGATGTGCCGACCATCCTCATCGTGCTGCGCGACGAGCGTGACGCCATCGTCTACAGCTGGGAAGTGCCGCCCCCGCAGGCGACCATCGCGCCGGGCGAAAGCGTGGCGGTGAACGAGGCCGTTACCGATATTCCGCCCCGCGCGGCCTATGCCGAATTCGGCTGGGCTCCGAACTAG
- a CDS encoding prephenate/arogenate dehydrogenase family protein, protein MFERVAIIGLGLLGSSIGLAIRENLTGVITSGYDADPAVRERARELGLASSIAETAVEAVRGADLVILCVPVGAMADAARDMAPGLPAHTIVSDVGSSKVSVAKALADALPRHSVIPAHPVAGTEQSGPDAGFAALFRHRWCIVTPPQDTPRGKLESLVAFWEALGSRVEVMDAAHHDMVLAVTSHIPHLIAYTIVGTASDLEEVTRGEVIKYSAGGFRDFTRIAASDPVMWRDVFLNNRDAVLSMLDRFQGDLERMRQAIDAGDGDAMHDLFSRTRKIRRRIVEQGQDDARPDFGRGGSAD, encoded by the coding sequence ATGTTTGAACGGGTCGCTATCATCGGGCTGGGCCTGCTCGGCAGCTCCATCGGCTTGGCGATCCGCGAAAACCTGACAGGCGTAATCACCAGCGGATACGATGCCGATCCCGCCGTGCGAGAACGAGCGCGCGAGCTCGGATTGGCGTCGAGCATCGCGGAAACTGCCGTAGAAGCGGTTCGCGGCGCCGATCTGGTCATCCTTTGCGTACCGGTCGGAGCGATGGCAGACGCCGCGCGCGATATGGCACCCGGCCTCCCGGCCCACACCATCGTCAGCGATGTGGGATCGTCGAAAGTGTCGGTCGCCAAGGCTCTAGCCGATGCCCTGCCTCGCCATAGCGTTATTCCCGCGCACCCCGTGGCGGGTACCGAGCAATCCGGACCCGATGCGGGTTTCGCCGCGCTGTTTAGGCATCGCTGGTGCATCGTCACCCCGCCACAGGATACACCACGCGGGAAGCTGGAAAGCCTCGTGGCCTTCTGGGAGGCCTTGGGCAGCCGCGTCGAGGTGATGGACGCGGCGCATCACGACATGGTGCTCGCCGTCACCAGCCACATCCCGCACCTGATTGCCTACACCATCGTCGGCACGGCGAGCGATCTGGAGGAGGTAACGCGCGGCGAGGTCATCAAATATTCCGCCGGCGGCTTTCGCGATTTCACGCGCATCGCCGCCTCCGACCCGGTCATGTGGCGCGACGTTTTCCTGAACAATCGCGACGCCGTGCTTTCCATGCTCGACCGGTTCCAAGGCGACCTCGAACGGATGCGGCAAGCTATCGACGCAGGCGACGGCGATGCCATGCACGATCTATTCAGCCGCACGCGCAAGATCAGGCGACGGATCGTCGAGCAAGGGCAGGATGACGCGCGACCCGATTTCGGGCGCGGCGGAAGTGCGGACTAA
- the metW gene encoding methionine biosynthesis protein MetW yields MNGSPALSRRPDLAKIADHVPRGARVLDVGCGEGDLMAVLQSEKDCDARGMEIDAEAVAKAVSRGLSVVQGDADRDLADYPDAAFDVAILSQTLQTAQRPEWLLDQLLRIGERAFVSFPNFAYWRMRASLMVNGRMPVTRHLPVSWYETPNIHHLTVDDFREFLRAKDVGVENCWFFANGREIGGRRANWRAEHAVFQLRR; encoded by the coding sequence ATGAACGGCTCACCAGCCCTTTCCCGCCGCCCGGATCTCGCCAAGATCGCCGACCATGTACCCCGCGGCGCGCGGGTGCTGGACGTGGGCTGCGGCGAAGGTGATCTGATGGCGGTGCTGCAGTCCGAAAAGGATTGCGATGCGCGCGGCATGGAAATCGATGCGGAGGCCGTTGCCAAGGCCGTATCGCGCGGGCTTTCCGTAGTGCAGGGCGATGCCGACCGCGACTTGGCGGACTATCCCGATGCGGCTTTCGATGTCGCCATCCTCAGCCAGACCCTGCAGACCGCACAGCGGCCCGAATGGCTTCTCGATCAGCTATTGCGGATCGGCGAGCGGGCCTTCGTCAGCTTTCCCAATTTCGCCTATTGGCGCATGCGCGCATCGCTGATGGTGAATGGCCGCATGCCGGTAACGCGCCACTTGCCGGTAAGCTGGTACGAAACGCCCAATATCCACCATCTCACCGTCGATGACTTCCGCGAGTTCCTGCGCGCGAAGGATGTGGGGGTGGAGAATTGCTGGTTCTTCGCCAATGGCCGCGAGATCGGCGGTCGCCGCGCAAACTGGCGCGCGGAACATGCGGTGTTCCAGCTCAGGCGCTGA
- a CDS encoding S-(hydroxymethyl)glutathione dehydrogenase/class III alcohol dehydrogenase, whose product MKTRAAVAFAPKQPLEIVELDLEGPKAGEVLVEIMATGICHTDAYTLDGLDSEGLFPSVLGHEGAGVVREVGAGVTSVKPGDHVIPLYTPECRQCKMCLSGKTNLCSAIRETQGKGLMPDGTSRFSYKGETIYHYMGCSTFSNFTVLPEIAVAKIRTDAPFDTSCYIGCGVTTGVGAVTNTAKVQPGDNVVVFGLGGIGLNVIQGAKMAGADRIVGVDINNTKREWGEKFGMTDFVNPRETADVVGHLVEMLDGGADFSFDCTGNTDVMRDALECCHKGWGTSIIIGVAEAGKEIATRPFQLVTGRNWRGTAFGGAKGRTDVPKIVDWYMNGKIAIDPMITHRLTLDEINTGFDLMHAGESIRSVVIF is encoded by the coding sequence ATGAAAACTAGAGCCGCCGTTGCATTCGCGCCCAAGCAGCCGCTGGAGATCGTCGAACTCGATCTGGAAGGTCCGAAGGCTGGCGAAGTGCTGGTCGAGATCATGGCGACGGGCATCTGCCACACCGATGCCTACACGCTGGATGGCTTGGACAGCGAAGGCCTGTTCCCCAGCGTTCTCGGCCATGAAGGTGCAGGTGTGGTGCGCGAAGTGGGCGCGGGCGTCACTTCGGTGAAGCCCGGCGACCATGTCATCCCGCTCTACACGCCCGAATGCCGCCAGTGCAAAATGTGCCTCTCGGGCAAGACCAATTTGTGCAGCGCGATCCGCGAGACGCAAGGCAAGGGACTGATGCCCGACGGCACCAGCCGCTTCAGCTATAAGGGCGAGACGATCTACCACTATATGGGTTGCTCGACCTTTTCGAACTTCACCGTCCTGCCCGAAATCGCCGTCGCCAAGATCCGGACCGACGCGCCCTTCGACACCTCCTGCTATATCGGCTGCGGGGTGACGACAGGCGTGGGCGCGGTGACCAATACCGCCAAGGTGCAGCCGGGCGACAATGTCGTGGTGTTCGGCCTTGGCGGGATCGGCCTCAACGTGATCCAGGGCGCGAAGATGGCGGGTGCCGACAGGATTGTCGGGGTCGATATCAACAATACCAAGCGCGAATGGGGCGAGAAATTCGGCATGACCGATTTCGTCAACCCGCGCGAAACTGCCGATGTGGTGGGTCATCTGGTCGAAATGCTGGATGGCGGGGCCGACTTCAGCTTCGATTGCACCGGTAACACCGATGTGATGCGCGATGCGCTGGAATGTTGCCACAAGGGCTGGGGCACTTCGATCATCATCGGCGTGGCCGAAGCAGGCAAAGAAATCGCCACACGCCCTTTCCAGCTGGTGACGGGACGCAACTGGCGCGGCACAGCCTTCGGCGGGGCGAAGGGTCGCACAGACGTGCCCAAGATCGTCGATTGGTACATGAACGGCAAGATCGCAATCGATCCGATGATCACGCACCGCCTGACGCTGGACGAGATCAATACCGGCTTCGACCTCATGCATGCGGGTGAGAGCATCCGCAGCGTCGTCATCTTTTAA
- the trxB gene encoding thioredoxin-disulfide reductase: protein MATHHTRMLIIGSGPAGYSAAIYGARAGMEPIVVQGLQPGGQLTITTDVENYPGFEDVIQGPWLMEQMQKQAEHVGTRMMWDTIVEVDLENGSPFRAIGDSGDEYVGDVLVIATGAQAKWLGVPGEEELGGKGVSACATCDGFFYRGKKVAVIGGGNTAVEEALYLTNHSDDVTLIHRRDELRSEKILQDRLFASEKITPLWNKTVERFVAGENGALGKLELVDTVTGEKSELDVDGAFVAIGHAPATELFKGKLPMDDSGYLLVEPGTPKTAIPGVFACGDVMDHTYRQAVTAAGTGCMAALDAERFLATLEFAAKEAAE from the coding sequence ATGGCTACCCATCACACCCGCATGCTCATTATCGGCTCCGGCCCCGCAGGCTATTCTGCAGCTATCTATGGAGCGCGCGCCGGGATGGAGCCGATCGTGGTGCAGGGGCTGCAGCCCGGCGGCCAGCTGACCATCACCACAGATGTCGAGAATTATCCCGGGTTCGAGGATGTGATCCAGGGCCCGTGGCTGATGGAACAGATGCAAAAACAGGCCGAGCATGTCGGCACGCGCATGATGTGGGATACGATTGTCGAGGTCGACCTCGAGAATGGATCTCCGTTCCGTGCCATCGGCGATAGCGGCGATGAATATGTGGGCGATGTGCTGGTGATTGCCACGGGCGCGCAGGCGAAGTGGCTGGGCGTGCCGGGCGAGGAAGAGCTGGGCGGCAAGGGCGTGTCGGCCTGTGCGACTTGCGACGGCTTCTTCTATCGCGGCAAAAAGGTCGCTGTGATCGGTGGCGGCAATACCGCTGTCGAAGAGGCGCTCTACCTCACCAATCACTCCGACGATGTGACGCTGATCCACCGCCGCGACGAATTGCGCTCGGAAAAGATCCTGCAGGATCGCCTATTCGCCAGCGAGAAGATTACCCCGCTGTGGAACAAGACGGTGGAACGGTTCGTGGCCGGTGAGAATGGCGCGCTGGGCAAGCTGGAACTGGTGGACACCGTCACCGGCGAAAAGAGCGAGCTGGACGTGGACGGCGCCTTTGTCGCCATCGGCCACGCGCCCGCGACCGAGCTGTTCAAGGGCAAGCTGCCGATGGACGATAGCGGCTATTTGCTCGTCGAGCCCGGCACGCCCAAAACCGCGATCCCCGGCGTCTTCGCTTGCGGCGATGTGATGGACCACACCTATCGCCAGGCGGTGACGGCGGCGGGTACGGGCTGCATGGCGGCGCTGGATGCCGAGCGCTTCCTGGCGACGCTGGAATTCGCGGCGAAGGAAGCGGCGGAGTAA
- the ftsE gene encoding cell division ATP-binding protein FtsE, producing the protein MSAAEQSIVQFDNVGLRYGTDREVLSDISFTLYPGSFYFLTGASGAGKTSMLKLLYLAQRPTRGAIRMFGHDLITQKRGRLPDFRRRIGTVFQDFRLIPHLTAFDNVALPLRISGMSEGEIAKPVSDMLEWVGLDHRRDARPATLSGGEQQRVAIARAVIARPEILVADEPTGNVDPDMAVKLLRLFEALNRLGTTVVVATHDVHLLRKVPDSLIMRLDRGTLSDPTGALRYPPRREAAGS; encoded by the coding sequence ATGAGCGCGGCCGAGCAATCCATTGTCCAGTTCGATAATGTCGGACTGCGCTACGGCACCGACCGTGAGGTGCTGAGCGATATTTCCTTTACGCTCTATCCCGGCAGTTTCTACTTCCTGACAGGTGCCAGCGGTGCGGGGAAGACGAGCATGCTCAAACTGCTCTACCTTGCGCAGCGCCCCACGCGCGGCGCAATCCGCATGTTCGGGCACGACCTGATTACGCAAAAGCGCGGCCGCCTGCCCGATTTCCGGCGCCGGATCGGTACGGTCTTCCAGGATTTCCGCCTGATCCCACACTTGACTGCCTTCGACAATGTGGCCCTGCCGCTGCGTATTTCCGGCATGAGCGAGGGAGAGATTGCGAAGCCCGTATCCGACATGCTGGAATGGGTGGGGCTAGACCATCGCCGCGATGCGCGCCCGGCCACGCTATCTGGCGGGGAACAGCAGCGTGTCGCCATCGCCCGCGCAGTGATTGCCCGGCCCGAAATTCTCGTTGCGGACGAGCCAACGGGTAACGTCGACCCGGACATGGCGGTCAAGCTGCTGCGGCTGTTCGAGGCGCTCAATCGCCTCGGCACCACGGTGGTGGTGGCGACGCACGACGTGCATTTGCTGCGCAAAGTGCCGGATTCGCTCATCATGCGGCTCGACAGGGGCACGCTGTCCGATCCCACCGGCGCCCTGCGCTATCCGCCCCGGCGAGAGGCTGCCGGATCTTGA